A stretch of Mycobacterium sp. ITM-2016-00316 DNA encodes these proteins:
- a CDS encoding TetR family transcriptional regulator — MAGKGRADALSKQRIIENAIEILDADGQDALTFRALAARLSTGSGAIYWHVANKDDLLEATTEDVIARALAGVGGTEPRRVIRDIAIRVFDAIDTRPWVGTQLARKPWQSAMLRIFEGIGGQFQAMGIPEPEQFDCASALVGYILGLAAQYSSVAGLRPGETDRSAFLDTVAAQWTRQDPDDYPFVHRIAAQLREHDDREQFLFGIDLILASVRTER, encoded by the coding sequence ATGGCAGGCAAGGGGCGCGCGGATGCGCTGTCGAAGCAGCGGATCATCGAGAACGCAATCGAGATCCTGGACGCCGACGGACAGGACGCGCTGACGTTCCGTGCGCTCGCCGCCCGCCTCTCCACCGGGAGCGGGGCCATTTACTGGCACGTCGCGAACAAGGACGACCTGCTGGAGGCAACCACCGAGGACGTGATCGCCCGTGCGTTGGCGGGGGTGGGCGGCACGGAGCCGCGGCGGGTGATCCGCGATATCGCCATCCGGGTCTTCGACGCCATCGACACGCGCCCGTGGGTGGGTACCCAACTGGCGCGCAAACCGTGGCAGTCGGCCATGCTGCGGATCTTCGAGGGCATCGGCGGTCAGTTCCAGGCCATGGGCATACCCGAACCGGAGCAGTTCGACTGCGCGTCCGCGCTCGTCGGATACATCCTGGGGCTCGCCGCGCAGTACTCATCGGTCGCCGGACTGCGCCCCGGCGAAACGGATCGATCGGCGTTCCTGGATACCGTTGCGGCGCAATGGACACGGCAGGATCCCGACGACTACCCGTTCGTGCACCGGATCGCGGCCCAACTGCGCGAGCATGACGATCGCGAGCAGTTCCTCTTCGGCATCGACCTGATCCTGGCCAGCGTCCGGACGGAGCGTTAG
- a CDS encoding ATPase, giving the protein MADKGDGRTRPATRRIKTLTQAALNADATVVQVETLLTDLDRTVVTLNHSIGDLDVTLDRFNKTITSIDELAPRLIAMVDRLEQIVSRVEAIVEIGEAVASPLATVESAIRGAVSQVRRVARL; this is encoded by the coding sequence ATGGCAGACAAAGGCGACGGCCGTACCCGTCCGGCGACGCGGCGCATCAAGACGCTGACGCAGGCGGCGCTGAACGCCGACGCCACCGTCGTCCAGGTGGAAACACTGCTCACCGACCTCGACCGCACGGTGGTCACGCTGAACCATTCGATCGGCGACCTCGACGTCACCCTCGACCGGTTCAACAAGACCATCACCAGCATCGACGAACTGGCACCGCGACTGATCGCCATGGTGGATCGGCTCGAGCAGATCGTGTCCCGGGTGGAGGCCATCGTCGAGATCGGCGAGGCCGTCGCGTCACCGCTGGCCACCGTGGAGAGTGCGATCCGCGGCGCCGTCTCCCAGGTTCGCCGGGTGGCCCGGCTCTAA
- a CDS encoding alanine racemase produces the protein MATVLTRPLGVETPALVVDLGRLKANVTAMAESTRAKAVDLRPHAKTHKSIQIAELQMAAGAVGITVATVSEAEAFARHGIDDIFIAYPVVPVGAKARRFRELAEGVRLRVGVESAAGAAAIAEASGGTDVSVLIEIDSGQHRTGVRAPDAAALAAQCRRVGVSVAGVFTHGGHAYAGPDAPHAAGTDEGYHLEYAARALNDAGFAVSVVSAGSTPTWRAARPPVVTEERPGTYVFGDRQQVALDAQRQDGCAAWIAATVVSAREGRVVIDAGSKALTGERPSWLDGFGIVPELGNAVVTRVSEHHGMLDDVDISGLAVGDMVSVLPNHICTAVNLFDEYVVVDDGQVIDRWQLVARGRNA, from the coding sequence ATGGCGACGGTGCTGACGCGACCGCTCGGTGTCGAAACACCGGCCTTGGTGGTCGATCTCGGGCGGCTGAAGGCCAACGTGACGGCGATGGCGGAAAGTACACGCGCCAAGGCGGTCGATCTGCGGCCGCATGCCAAAACGCACAAGAGCATCCAGATCGCCGAGCTCCAGATGGCGGCGGGCGCGGTCGGCATCACCGTTGCGACGGTCTCGGAAGCGGAGGCATTCGCCCGTCACGGGATCGACGACATCTTCATCGCCTACCCGGTGGTGCCGGTCGGCGCCAAAGCGCGGCGATTCCGCGAACTCGCCGAGGGCGTTCGGCTCCGTGTCGGGGTCGAGAGTGCCGCGGGTGCCGCGGCCATCGCCGAGGCGTCCGGGGGCACAGATGTCTCGGTGTTGATCGAGATCGACAGCGGGCAGCACCGGACCGGGGTGCGGGCGCCGGACGCGGCCGCGCTCGCCGCGCAGTGCCGGCGAGTGGGTGTGAGCGTCGCCGGTGTCTTCACCCACGGCGGCCACGCGTACGCGGGCCCCGATGCACCGCACGCCGCCGGGACCGACGAGGGATATCACCTGGAATACGCGGCCCGCGCGCTGAATGACGCGGGTTTCGCCGTCTCGGTGGTGAGCGCGGGATCGACACCCACCTGGCGTGCCGCCCGCCCACCCGTCGTCACCGAGGAGCGCCCGGGGACTTACGTGTTCGGGGACCGTCAACAGGTCGCGCTGGACGCCCAGCGGCAAGACGGCTGCGCCGCCTGGATCGCGGCCACTGTGGTCAGTGCACGCGAAGGGCGGGTGGTCATCGATGCCGGATCGAAAGCGCTCACCGGTGAGCGGCCGAGCTGGCTGGATGGCTTCGGAATCGTCCCCGAGCTGGGAAATGCGGTCGTCACCCGGGTTTCGGAGCATCACGGCATGCTCGACGACGTCGACATCTCGGGCCTCGCCGTCGGCGACATGGTTTCCGTGCTGCCCAATCACATCTGCACGGCCGTGAACTTGTTCGACGAGTACGTCGTCGTCGACGACGGTCAGGTGATCGACCGGTGGCAGCTGGTCGCCCGGGGCAGGAACGCCTAG
- the pgl gene encoding 6-phosphogluconolactonase, with protein MSEQVIETYVDAGELAAAAGARLVGAITSAIAGRGHAVVVLTGGTVGIALLRHVAAYAPDVDWSKVQLFWGDERFVPAEDADRNYRQAREALLETISIPSANVHEMAASDGEFGDDIEAAAQAYEKLLPEEFDVHLLGMGGEGHINSLFPDTDAVREDSRLVIAVTESPKPPPRRITLTLPAVRRAREVWLVVAGAEKAEAAAAAIGGAAAVDIPAAGAVGREATVWLLDKAAASKLPG; from the coding sequence ATGTCTGAACAGGTGATCGAGACCTACGTCGACGCCGGGGAACTCGCCGCGGCAGCCGGAGCCCGGCTGGTCGGTGCCATCACCTCGGCGATCGCCGGCCGCGGACACGCGGTGGTCGTGCTCACCGGTGGCACCGTCGGGATCGCACTGTTGCGCCATGTCGCGGCCTATGCCCCCGATGTCGACTGGTCCAAGGTGCAGCTGTTCTGGGGCGATGAACGCTTCGTGCCCGCCGAGGACGCCGACCGCAACTACCGCCAAGCCCGCGAGGCGCTGCTGGAGACCATCTCCATCCCGTCGGCGAATGTGCACGAGATGGCGGCCAGCGACGGGGAGTTCGGCGACGATATCGAGGCAGCGGCGCAGGCCTACGAGAAACTGCTGCCCGAGGAGTTCGATGTGCACCTGCTCGGGATGGGCGGCGAGGGCCACATCAATTCGCTGTTCCCCGACACCGACGCGGTGCGCGAGGACTCACGGCTGGTGATCGCCGTCACCGAATCCCCCAAGCCTCCGCCGCGCCGCATCACGCTGACGCTGCCCGCGGTGCGCCGGGCCCGTGAGGTGTGGCTGGTGGTGGCCGGAGCCGAGAAGGCCGAGGCGGCCGCGGCCGCGATCGGCGGTGCCGCGGCTGTCGACATCCCCGCGGCGGGCGCGGTCGGCCGGGAGGCCACCGTGTGGCTGCTGGACAAGGCCGCGGCGAGCAAGCTGCCGGGCTGA
- the opcA gene encoding glucose-6-phosphate dehydrogenase assembly protein OpcA, whose translation MIIDLPDTNTGAINKKIVALREEGGAITLGRVLTLVIAPDTEAILEDSIEAANAASREHPCRVIVVIPGDRLSTEARLDAQLRVGSDAGANEVVVLRLSGPLANHASSVVTPFLLPDTPVVTWWPDLAPEVPAQDPLGRLAIRRITDATNGENPLACIKSRLAGYTAGDTDLAWSRITYWRALLTAAVDQAPHEPITEVVVSGLREEPALDILAGWLVGRLDCPVTRAVGELKIELTRPSETITLSRPQEGVTATLTRTGKPDAQIPLARRETRDCLAEDMRRLDADEIYLEALRGIDKVTYV comes from the coding sequence ATGATCATCGACCTGCCGGACACCAACACCGGTGCCATCAACAAGAAGATCGTCGCCCTGCGCGAGGAGGGCGGTGCGATCACGCTGGGCCGGGTGCTCACGCTGGTGATCGCCCCGGATACCGAAGCGATCCTGGAGGATTCGATCGAGGCGGCCAACGCCGCCAGCCGCGAGCACCCCTGCCGCGTCATCGTGGTGATCCCCGGGGACCGGCTGAGCACCGAGGCCCGCCTCGACGCCCAGCTGCGGGTCGGCAGCGATGCCGGGGCCAATGAGGTCGTGGTGCTGCGACTGTCCGGACCGCTGGCCAACCACGCCAGCAGCGTCGTCACCCCGTTCCTGCTGCCCGACACCCCGGTGGTGACCTGGTGGCCGGATCTCGCGCCCGAGGTACCCGCGCAGGATCCGCTGGGCCGCTTGGCGATCCGCCGGATCACCGACGCCACCAACGGCGAGAACCCGTTGGCCTGCATCAAGAGCAGGCTGGCCGGATACACCGCCGGTGACACCGACCTGGCCTGGAGCCGGATCACCTACTGGCGCGCCCTGCTGACCGCCGCGGTGGATCAGGCACCGCACGAGCCGATCACCGAGGTGGTGGTGTCCGGTCTGAGGGAAGAGCCTGCGCTCGACATCCTGGCCGGCTGGCTGGTCGGCCGGCTGGACTGCCCCGTCACCCGCGCGGTCGGCGAGCTGAAGATCGAACTGACCCGGCCCAGCGAGACGATCACCCTGAGCCGCCCCCAGGAAGGGGTGACCGCGACGCTCACCCGCACCGGCAAGCCGGATGCCCAGATTCCGTTGGCCCGCAGGGAGACCCGCGACTGCCTGGCCGAAGACATGCGGCGCCTGGATGCCGATGAGATCTACTTGGAAGCGTTGCGCGGAATCGACAAGGTGACTTATGTCTGA
- the zwf gene encoding glucose-6-phosphate dehydrogenase, which produces MTDTAAAWRNPLRDKRDKRMPRIAGPCAVVIFGVTGDLARKKLMPAIYDLANRGLLPPSFALVGFARRDWADEDFSKVVYDAVKQHARTPFRQEVWDRLAEGFRFVQGAFDDDEAFGRLAETLHTLDTERGTGGNHAFYLSIPPKAFPQVLEQLSRSGLAEKPGDTWSRVVIEKPFGHDLSSAEELNALVNSVFPESSVFRIDHYLGKETVQNILALRFANEMFEPIWNAHYVDHVQITMAEDIGLGGRGGYYDGVGAARDVIQNHLIQLLALTAMEEPVNFSPAELQAEKIKVLGASRLAEPLDETTSRGQYAAGWQGGEKVVGLLDEEGFSKTSGTETFAAITVDVDTRRWAGVPFYLRTGKRLGRRVTEIALVFKRAPHLPFDATMTEELGKNALVIRVQPDEGITLRFGSKVPGNAMEVRDVSMDFSYGSAFAEESPEAYERLILDVLLGEPSLFPVNAEVELSWKILDPALEYWASHGTPDTYESGTWGPESAFEMLHRTGREWRRP; this is translated from the coding sequence ATGACCGATACCGCCGCCGCCTGGCGTAACCCGCTGCGGGACAAACGCGACAAGCGCATGCCCCGGATCGCGGGGCCCTGTGCGGTGGTGATCTTCGGGGTCACCGGAGACCTGGCCCGCAAGAAACTGATGCCGGCGATCTACGACCTGGCCAACCGCGGTCTGCTGCCGCCGAGTTTTGCGCTGGTCGGGTTCGCCCGGCGCGACTGGGCGGACGAGGACTTCTCCAAGGTCGTCTACGACGCCGTCAAACAGCACGCCCGCACACCGTTCCGCCAAGAGGTGTGGGACCGGCTCGCGGAGGGATTCCGGTTCGTCCAAGGCGCTTTCGATGATGACGAGGCCTTCGGACGGCTCGCAGAGACCCTGCACACCCTGGACACCGAACGCGGTACCGGCGGCAATCACGCGTTCTACCTGTCGATCCCGCCGAAGGCATTCCCGCAGGTGCTCGAGCAGCTGTCGCGGTCGGGTCTGGCCGAGAAGCCGGGCGACACCTGGAGCCGGGTCGTCATCGAGAAACCGTTCGGGCACGACCTGTCCAGCGCCGAGGAGCTCAACGCCTTGGTCAACAGCGTCTTTCCGGAATCCTCGGTGTTCCGCATCGACCACTACCTGGGCAAGGAGACGGTGCAGAACATCCTGGCGCTGCGGTTCGCCAACGAGATGTTCGAGCCGATCTGGAACGCGCACTACGTCGACCACGTGCAGATCACCATGGCCGAGGACATCGGACTGGGCGGGCGAGGTGGGTACTACGACGGTGTCGGCGCCGCGCGCGATGTCATCCAGAACCACCTGATCCAGCTGCTCGCACTCACCGCGATGGAGGAGCCGGTCAACTTCTCCCCCGCCGAGTTGCAGGCCGAGAAGATCAAGGTGCTCGGCGCCAGCCGGCTCGCCGAACCGCTGGACGAGACCACCTCCCGGGGTCAGTACGCGGCGGGCTGGCAGGGCGGCGAGAAGGTGGTCGGACTGCTCGACGAGGAAGGATTCTCGAAGACCTCCGGCACCGAAACCTTCGCGGCCATCACGGTTGACGTCGACACCCGCCGGTGGGCGGGCGTGCCGTTCTACCTGCGCACCGGAAAGCGCTTGGGCCGCAGGGTCACCGAGATCGCTCTGGTCTTCAAGCGGGCGCCGCACCTGCCCTTCGACGCCACCATGACCGAAGAGCTGGGCAAGAACGCGCTGGTGATCCGGGTACAGCCCGATGAGGGCATCACCCTGCGGTTCGGGTCCAAGGTGCCCGGCAACGCCATGGAGGTCCGCGATGTCAGCATGGACTTCTCCTACGGCTCCGCGTTCGCCGAGGAGTCACCCGAGGCCTACGAACGGCTGATCCTGGACGTGCTGCTGGGCGAGCCATCGCTGTTCCCGGTCAATGCCGAAGTCGAATTGTCCTGGAAGATCCTGGATCCCGCGCTGGAGTACTGGGCGTCGCACGGCACACCGGATACCTACGAGTCGGGCACCTGGGGCCCGGAGTCGGCCTTCGAGATGCTGCACCGGACCGGGCGCGAATGGAGGCGACCGTGA
- the tal gene encoding transaldolase, whose protein sequence is MMSQNPNLAALSAAGVSVWLDDLSRERLQTGNLAELIATKSVVGVTTNPSIFQAALSKGNAYDEQVNELAATGSDVDATILAVTTDDVRNACDLFTERYEASDGVDGRVSIEVDPRLAHDTDKTVEQAKELWKIVDRPNLLIKIPATLAGLPAITAVIAEGISVNVTLIFSVERHRAVIDAYLSGLEKAKDAGHDLSKIHSVASFFVSRVDSEIDARLDKIGTQAALDLRGQAGVANARLAYAAYEEEFGGERFTALKGAGARAQRPLWASTGVKNPDYSDTLYVTELVAPNTVNTMPEKTLDAVADHGVVTGDTVSGTADAAQGVFDGLVEVGVDLDDVFKLLEEEGVDKFEKSWAELLEATQGQLDAAKK, encoded by the coding sequence ATCATGTCTCAGAACCCGAATCTCGCAGCACTGTCGGCCGCCGGCGTCTCCGTCTGGCTCGACGACTTGTCCCGTGAACGCCTGCAGACCGGCAACCTCGCCGAGCTGATCGCCACCAAGAGTGTCGTCGGCGTCACCACCAACCCGTCGATCTTCCAGGCCGCCCTGTCCAAGGGCAATGCCTATGACGAGCAGGTCAACGAACTGGCCGCGACCGGCTCGGATGTGGACGCCACGATTCTGGCCGTCACCACCGACGATGTCCGCAATGCCTGCGATCTGTTCACCGAGCGGTACGAGGCCTCCGACGGTGTCGACGGCCGGGTGTCCATCGAGGTCGACCCGCGCCTGGCGCATGACACCGACAAGACCGTCGAACAGGCCAAAGAACTCTGGAAGATCGTCGACCGGCCCAACCTGCTCATCAAGATCCCGGCGACGCTGGCCGGTCTGCCCGCCATCACCGCGGTGATCGCCGAGGGCATCTCGGTGAACGTGACGCTGATCTTCTCGGTGGAGCGGCACCGTGCCGTGATCGACGCGTACCTGAGCGGGCTGGAGAAGGCCAAGGACGCCGGTCACGATCTGTCCAAGATCCATTCCGTCGCTTCGTTCTTCGTGTCCCGGGTGGACAGCGAGATCGATGCCCGGCTGGACAAGATCGGCACCCAGGCGGCGCTGGATCTGCGCGGTCAGGCCGGTGTGGCCAATGCCCGTCTCGCCTACGCCGCCTACGAAGAAGAGTTCGGTGGCGAGCGCTTCACCGCGCTGAAGGGCGCGGGGGCCCGGGCGCAGCGCCCGCTGTGGGCATCCACCGGCGTCAAGAATCCCGACTACTCGGACACCCTCTACGTCACCGAACTGGTGGCGCCGAACACGGTGAACACCATGCCGGAGAAGACTCTCGACGCGGTCGCCGACCACGGCGTGGTCACCGGTGACACCGTCAGCGGAACCGCCGATGCCGCCCAGGGCGTGTTCGACGGACTGGTCGAGGTCGGTGTCGATCTCGACGATGTGTTCAAGCTCCTCGAAGAGGAGGGTGTGGACAAGTTCGAGAAGTCCTGGGCCGAGTTGCTCGAAGCCACCCAGGGACAGCTCGACGCCGCGAAGAAATGA
- the tkt gene encoding transketolase, with product MTTAEEITALTQPNHPDDWSDLDTVAVDTVRVLAADAVQKVGNGHPGTAMSLAPLAYTLFQRQLQHDPSDTHWLGRDRFVLSCGHSSLTIYLQLFLGGFGLEIEDIEALRTWKSKTPGHPEFRHTKGVEITTGPLGQGLASAVGMAMAARYERGLFDPDAPAGESPFDHHIYVIASDGDIEEGVTSEASSLAGTQQLGNLIVFYDKNHISIEHDTDIALSENVADRYRAYGWHVQEIVGGENVVAIEEAIAEAKKVTDKPSFIAIRTIIGYPAPTKMNTGGVHGSALGDDEVAATKKILGFDPDKKFEVRPEVIEHTRKLVDRGREAHEKWQTGFDAWAEREPERKKLLDRLTAEELPEGWDADITYWEPGSKAVATRAAFGQVLNDVAPKLPELWGGSADLAGSNNTTIKGVKSFGPPSISTEDFTADWYGRVLHFGIREHAMGSILSGIVLHGPTRAFGGTFLQFSDYMRPAVRLASLMVIDTIYIWTHDSIGLGEDGPTHQPIEHLSALRAIPNLSVVRPGDPNETAYAWKSIIARGNTAGPVGFILTRQGVPVLEGTDSDGVAKGGYVLGGDNAADAEVIIIATGSELQLAVEAKKLLADKDIVAAVVSMPCVEWFESQPKEYRDSVLPPDVSARVAVEAGIAQSWHKLVGDTGEIISIEHYGESADDKTLFREFGFTAEAVVAAAERTLDN from the coding sequence GTGACCACCGCCGAAGAGATAACTGCCCTCACACAACCGAACCACCCCGACGACTGGTCCGACCTCGACACGGTCGCGGTGGACACGGTGCGCGTGCTGGCCGCCGATGCGGTCCAGAAGGTCGGCAACGGCCACCCCGGTACCGCGATGAGCCTCGCCCCGCTGGCATACACCCTGTTCCAGCGCCAGCTGCAGCACGACCCGTCCGACACCCACTGGCTGGGCCGCGACCGTTTCGTGTTGTCCTGTGGGCATTCCAGCCTCACCATCTACCTGCAACTGTTCCTGGGCGGCTTCGGTCTGGAAATCGAAGACATCGAGGCGCTGCGGACCTGGAAGTCCAAGACCCCGGGGCACCCCGAGTTCCGGCACACCAAGGGCGTCGAGATCACCACCGGCCCGCTGGGCCAGGGACTCGCCTCCGCCGTCGGGATGGCCATGGCCGCCCGCTACGAGCGCGGCCTGTTCGACCCCGATGCCCCCGCCGGCGAGAGCCCGTTCGACCACCACATCTACGTCATCGCCTCCGACGGCGACATCGAAGAGGGCGTGACCAGCGAGGCCTCCTCGCTGGCCGGCACCCAGCAGCTGGGCAACCTGATCGTCTTCTATGACAAGAACCACATCTCCATCGAGCACGACACCGACATCGCGTTGAGCGAGAACGTCGCCGACCGGTACCGCGCCTACGGTTGGCACGTCCAGGAGATCGTCGGCGGCGAGAACGTGGTCGCCATCGAAGAGGCCATCGCCGAGGCCAAGAAGGTGACCGACAAGCCGTCGTTCATCGCCATCCGCACCATCATCGGCTACCCCGCCCCCACGAAGATGAACACCGGGGGCGTGCACGGCTCGGCGCTCGGTGACGACGAGGTCGCGGCCACCAAGAAGATCCTCGGCTTCGATCCGGACAAGAAGTTCGAGGTCCGCCCCGAGGTGATCGAGCACACCCGCAAGCTCGTCGACCGTGGCCGTGAGGCACACGAAAAGTGGCAGACCGGCTTCGACGCATGGGCCGAGCGCGAGCCCGAGCGCAAGAAGTTGCTGGACCGTCTGACGGCCGAGGAACTGCCCGAGGGCTGGGATGCCGACATCACCTACTGGGAGCCCGGTTCCAAGGCCGTCGCCACCCGCGCCGCGTTCGGCCAGGTGCTCAACGACGTGGCCCCGAAGCTGCCCGAATTGTGGGGTGGCTCAGCCGATCTCGCCGGCAGCAACAACACCACCATCAAGGGCGTGAAATCGTTCGGTCCGCCGAGCATCTCCACCGAGGACTTCACCGCCGACTGGTACGGCCGGGTGCTGCACTTCGGTATCCGCGAGCACGCCATGGGTTCGATCCTGTCCGGCATCGTGCTGCACGGGCCGACCCGCGCCTTCGGCGGAACGTTCCTGCAGTTCTCGGACTACATGCGCCCCGCGGTCCGACTGGCCTCGCTGATGGTGATCGACACCATCTACATCTGGACCCACGATTCCATCGGTCTCGGCGAGGACGGCCCCACCCACCAGCCGATCGAGCACCTGTCGGCGTTGCGCGCCATCCCGAACCTGTCCGTCGTGCGTCCGGGTGACCCGAACGAGACGGCGTACGCGTGGAAGAGCATCATCGCCCGCGGCAACACGGCCGGTCCGGTCGGATTCATCCTCACCCGCCAGGGCGTTCCGGTGCTGGAAGGCACCGACTCCGACGGGGTGGCCAAGGGCGGATATGTGCTCGGCGGTGACAACGCGGCCGACGCCGAGGTGATCATCATCGCCACCGGATCAGAGCTACAGCTGGCGGTGGAGGCCAAGAAACTGTTGGCCGACAAGGACATCGTAGCCGCCGTGGTGTCGATGCCCTGTGTCGAATGGTTCGAGTCCCAACCCAAGGAGTACCGCGATTCGGTGCTGCCGCCCGACGTGTCGGCACGCGTGGCGGTCGAGGCCGGCATCGCGCAGTCCTGGCACAAGCTCGTCGGCGACACCGGCGAGATCATCTCGATCGAGCACTACGGCGAATCCGCCGATGACAAGACGTTGTTCCGTGAGTTCGGTTTCACCGCTGAAGCCGTCGTCGCTGCTGCCGAACGCACACTGGACAACTGA
- a CDS encoding heme o synthase: protein MSIRERRPVSGAPNRIRTTVLSYLALTKPRVIELLLVTTIPAMLLADRGTVDPLLILNTLIGGMMAAAGANTLNCVADADIDKVMKRTALRPLAKASVPTRHALIFGLVLTAGSFAWLWWSTNLLSGVLALATIAFYVFVYTLLLKRRTSQNVVWGGAAGCMPVMIGWSAVTGTIQWPALVMFLIIFFWTPPHTWALAMRYKEDYKAAGVPMLPVVATERQVTRQILIYTWLTVLTTLSLALATGWLYASVALLAGVWFLVMAHQLYAGVKRGEPVKPLRLFLQSNNYLAVVFCALAVDSAMALPQLF from the coding sequence GTGAGCATTCGCGAGCGCCGGCCGGTCAGTGGCGCACCGAATCGGATACGAACCACGGTCCTTTCGTACCTGGCGTTGACGAAGCCGCGTGTGATCGAGCTGTTGCTGGTCACGACGATCCCGGCCATGCTGCTGGCCGATCGCGGCACCGTTGACCCGCTGCTCATCCTGAACACCCTGATCGGCGGCATGATGGCCGCCGCCGGTGCCAACACCCTGAACTGCGTCGCCGACGCCGACATCGACAAGGTGATGAAGCGCACCGCTCTGCGGCCGCTGGCCAAGGCGTCGGTGCCGACCCGGCATGCGCTGATCTTCGGGCTGGTGCTGACCGCGGGATCGTTTGCGTGGCTGTGGTGGAGCACCAATCTGCTCTCCGGCGTGCTGGCGCTGGCGACCATCGCCTTCTACGTGTTCGTCTACACCCTGCTGCTCAAACGGCGCACCTCGCAGAACGTCGTGTGGGGTGGTGCCGCCGGGTGCATGCCGGTGATGATCGGCTGGTCGGCGGTCACCGGCACGATCCAGTGGCCGGCGCTGGTGATGTTCCTGATCATCTTCTTCTGGACGCCGCCGCACACCTGGGCGTTGGCCATGCGCTACAAGGAAGACTACAAAGCCGCCGGGGTGCCGATGCTGCCCGTGGTGGCCACCGAACGCCAGGTCACCCGCCAAATCTTGATCTATACCTGGCTGACGGTGCTGACCACGCTGAGCCTGGCACTGGCCACCGGGTGGTTGTATGCGTCGGTGGCACTGCTTGCCGGTGTCTGGTTCCTGGTGATGGCCCATCAGCTCTACGCGGGCGTGAAACGTGGGGAGCCGGTGAAGCCGCTGCGGCTGTTCCTGCAGTCCAACAACTACCTCGCCGTCGTGTTCTGTGCGCTGGCCGTGGATTCCGCAATGGCCCTGCCGCAGCTGTTCTGA
- a CDS encoding DUF1254 domain-containing protein, translating into MTLPVSPDNFARAESDLYFGNIVGGDGFGALHHFRELSPVDEQLVIRQNRDTLYSAGVFDLDAGPVTVTLPDSAGRFMSLQVITEDHYVPAVVYAPAELTITRADAGTRYIATALRTLVDPDDAADLAAVHALQDAIAVSQPGGPGSFAVPDWDPVSQKTVRDALITLSTTVPDSLRTFGEKSAVDPVRHLIGTAYAWGGNPERDAFYLSVVPVANDGATVHRLVVKDVPVDGFWSVTVYDKSGYFAPNPQNAYSVNNITAVREADGSTIIGFGGEQGPNLLPITEGWNYIVRMYRPRPEILDGTWSFPAAQPV; encoded by the coding sequence ATGACCTTGCCTGTCAGTCCCGATAATTTCGCCCGCGCGGAGTCCGACCTGTACTTCGGCAATATCGTCGGAGGTGACGGCTTCGGCGCGCTGCACCACTTCCGGGAACTGAGCCCGGTCGACGAACAGCTGGTGATCCGGCAGAACCGCGACACGCTGTACTCGGCCGGGGTGTTCGACCTCGATGCCGGTCCCGTGACCGTCACGCTGCCCGACAGCGCCGGACGCTTCATGTCCCTGCAGGTCATCACCGAGGACCACTACGTGCCGGCCGTCGTCTATGCGCCGGCCGAACTCACCATCACCCGGGCGGACGCCGGCACCCGGTACATTGCCACGGCCTTGCGCACTCTGGTCGACCCCGACGATGCCGCAGACCTCGCCGCGGTACACGCACTGCAGGACGCCATCGCCGTCTCTCAGCCCGGTGGACCGGGCAGCTTCGCGGTGCCGGACTGGGATCCGGTCAGCCAGAAGACGGTGCGCGACGCGCTGATCACGTTGTCGACGACGGTGCCCGACAGCTTGCGCACCTTCGGGGAGAAATCGGCGGTCGACCCGGTGCGCCATCTCATCGGGACGGCCTACGCGTGGGGCGGGAACCCCGAGCGCGATGCGTTCTACCTCTCGGTCGTCCCGGTCGCGAACGACGGCGCCACCGTGCACAGACTCGTCGTCAAAGACGTTCCGGTGGATGGTTTCTGGTCGGTCACCGTCTACGACAAGAGCGGCTATTTCGCGCCGAACCCGCAGAACGCCTACTCGGTGAACAACATCACCGCCGTGCGGGAAGCCGACGGGAGCACCATCATCGGTTTCGGTGGCGAGCAGGGGCCCAATCTGCTGCCGATCACCGAGGGCTGGAACTACATCGTGCGGATGTACCGGCCGCGACCGGAGATCCTGGACGGAACCTGGAGCTTTCCGGCGGCGCAGCCCGTCTGA